CCGTTAACAGTGCGCGGGTATTCACGCCCGCGTCGTTGCCCAGGTCAACCATGGTGCGGGCCAGTTCGCGGGCCTGATTCAGATCCTTCATGAAAGCGCCTGAACCGACCTTGACATCCAGCACCAAGCTGGAGGTGCCCTCCGCAATCTTCTTGGACATGATCGACGAGGCAATCAGCGGAATGCAGTCCACCGTCGAGGTGATGTCACGCAGCGCGTAAATCTTCTTATCCGCAGGTGCCAGACCCGCACCGGCTGCTGCGACGACCGCGCCGGAATCCTCCAGGATCTGCATCAAGCGGTCATTCGGAACATCAGCCTGCCAGCCAGGAATGGATTCCAGCTTGTCCAGGGTGCCGCCGGTGTGGCCGAGGCCGCGGCCGGACAGCTGCGGGACGGCCACGCCGTAGGAGGACACCAGTGGGCCCAGCGGCAGCGTGATCTTGTCACCGACACCACCGGTGGAGTGCTTGTCCGTGGTGGGCTTGCTCAGCGATGCGAAGCTCATGGTCTCGCCCGAGTCAATCATCGCCTGAGTCCAATCCACAATTTCGCGACGGTTCATGCCGCGGATAAAGATGGCCATGTTCAGCGCCGCCATCTGTTCATCGCCCACGACGCCGCGAGTGTAGGCGTCAATGACCCAGGAAATCTCTTCCGGACTGAGTTCACCGCCATCACGCTTTACCTTGATGACGTCAACTACATCGAACTTTTCAGCCATTGTTCGCTCCTTTTATAGGCGATTGTGCTTAGCGATATTGGTCTTGTG
The sequence above is drawn from the Corynebacterium jeikeium genome and encodes:
- a CDS encoding thymidine phosphorylase, translating into MAEKFDVVDVIKVKRDGGELSPEEISWVIDAYTRGVVGDEQMAALNMAIFIRGMNRREIVDWTQAMIDSGETMSFASLSKPTTDKHSTGGVGDKITLPLGPLVSSYGVAVPQLSGRGLGHTGGTLDKLESIPGWQADVPNDRLMQILEDSGAVVAAAGAGLAPADKKIYALRDITSTVDCIPLIASSIMSKKIAEGTSSLVLDVKVGSGAFMKDLNQARELARTMVDLGNDAGVNTRALLTDMSTPLGLTIGNALEVRESVEVLAGGGPADVVELTCELARNMLELAGVHDADVEQALKDGRAMDSWKKMIRAQGGDPDAALPVAPHTHDVVAQADGYLTKLDALALGVGSWRLGAGRARKDDPVQATAGIEIFAKPGDKVVKGQKLLTLHTETPDKFERALESIEPGIEIGDTAPTAEREIILDRVS